One segment of Panicum virgatum strain AP13 chromosome 1K, P.virgatum_v5, whole genome shotgun sequence DNA contains the following:
- the LOC120651526 gene encoding uncharacterized protein LOC120651526, translating into MLELLPKHNPNVDSAIGRVASVDSGLWWIILLRAYTRWTGDSLAESPNCQRAMHLILRLCFSEGCDTSPALLCADGCSMIDRRMGIYGYPIEIQSLFFMAMRCALSMLKQDSDADFVNHITKRIQALSCHLHSYYWLDFQRLNDIYRYKTEEYSQIALNKFNVIPESIPDWIFDFIPSHGGYFIGNVSPARMDFRWFFLGNFIAILSSLAAGEQAEAILYLVKERWEELIREMPLKICYPAMENQEWQIVTGYDPENSRWSYHNGGSWPVLLWLLVAVSVKLGRPHLARRAMELMERRLAKDEFPKYYNGCSMIDRRMAEKHGCHTYQALHAKRNGNLCRMYNSDQQNSQATSSIFKTALYCAMSWIMMKMGFSDTSATLLCANDWSVMDTLMLFFSGTPDYSPTFLCCMGLPITDMKLVEFIMDIIDEMEVSNRATICLDQSDDGTEFESLKSVLGGIGAIRAWCFKYGLRFDVSRIYGPNLIIYSTPAGGTFYLTIKYLGRSLTLLLAGRSLYIRGWRDGLNGAFEISMGTETPYMLGNVTTISIPENYRFLSPGTSVGQTWMGPDALRYAFETLYKCQGKRSRDLKRAIGILAVHIAKAARIQCVLKAECRSFLSYDQTTLDGAPEHHSGSVLQERKNSFWINEYGESCYKNMGDTEHRLNGTVPPGIENRQGDDVGSSIEVFREVRIVLRDACREAATEEKPPMVEDPSDYYNRKILSSKGLKAGMKWSRSRQERGGQRKKRPLDEFSVGGGDRGSDLIALLLENWLPEVDKEQEEIKEEEDKEQEEEPKEEEDGEQEVEIKAEAYEEQEQEIEEEADEEQEQEIEEETDEEQADPSHGDFLSHFPGVRKFIEKQLNQVRSVERVPIQPFTTTFTPSSTDVVVSSVRQMQMSTEEESLFSLRAKMRSRSLQRPSRVLSQPSLVRAGHFISRFLRFRFVL; encoded by the exons ATGTTGGAATTATTGCCGAAGCATAACCCAAATGTGGATTCTGCCATTGGGAGGGTTGCTTCTGTAGATTCTGGCTTATGGTGGATTATTCTTCTTCGTGCTTACACCAGATGGACAGGGGATTCTCTGGCTGAAAGCCCTAACTGCCAAAGGGCCATGCACCTTATTCTCAGGCTGTGTTTCTCAGAGGGGTGTGATACTTCTCCAGCCTTGCTTTGTGCTGATGGCTGCTCCATGATAGACCGAAGAATG GGTATATATGGCTATCCAATTGAAATCCAGTCTCTCTTTTTCATGGCTATGAGATGTGCCCTAAGTATGTTGAAACAAGATTCTGATGCTGACTTTGTGAACCACATCACCAAAAGAATCCAAGCTTTGAGCTGCCATCTGCACAGCTACTATTGGCTTGATTTCCAAAGACTCAATGACATATACCGCTACAAGACTGAAGAGTACTCGCAGATAGCTTTGAACAAGTTCAATGTGATACCTGAATCAATACCTGATTGGATATTTGACTTCATCCCTAGCCATGGTGGATACTTCATTGGCAATGTTAGTCCTGCGAGGATGGATTTCCGCTGGTTTTTCCTGGGCAACTTCATTGCAATTCTGTCGTCACTAGCAGCTGGGGAACAGGCTGAAGCTATACTGTATCTTGTGAAGGAGCGCTGGGAAGAACTCATCAGAGAGATGCCACTCAAAATCTGTTACCCTGCAATGGAAAATCAGGAATGGCAGATAGTCACTGGATACGACCCGGAGAACAGCAGGTGGAGCTACCACAATGGAGGCTCGTGGCCAG TGTTGCTGTGGCTGTTGGTGGCGGTGAGCGTGAAGCTGGGGCGCCCGCACCTCGCGAGGAGGGCAATGGAGCTGATGGAACGGCGGCTGGCGAAGGATGAGTTCCCCAAGTACTACAATGGCTGCTCCATGATAGACCGAAGAATG GCAGAGAAGCATGGTTGTCACACTTATCAAGCCTTACATGCAAAGAGGAACGGGAACCTTTGCCGTATGTATAACAGTGATCAACAGAACTCTCAAGCTACAAGTTCTATCTTCAAAACAGCTCTTTACTGTGCCATGTCCTGGATTATGATGAAGATGGGTTTTAGTGATACTTCTGCAACTTTACTTTGTGCCAATGATTGGTCCGTGATGGATACTTTGATGCTGTTTTTCTCTGGTACACCTGATTATTCTCCAACCTTTCTATGTTGCATGGGCCTCCCAATAACAGACATGAAACTG GTTGAATTTATTATGGACATCATTGATGAGATGGAAGTGAGCAATAGGGCCACCATATGCTTAGATCAGTCTGATGATGGAACTGAATTTGAGTCTCTAAAAAGTGTCCTGGGCGGTATTGGAGCCATCCGTGCCTGGTGCTTCAAATATGGCTTACGTTTTGACGTATCGAGAATTTATGGACCCAATCTCATTATCTATTCCACACCAGCTGGTGGTACATTCTATCTCACCATCAAGTACCTGGGACGCTCTCTTACCTTGTTGCTTGCTGGCAGAAGTTTGTATATTAGGGGTTGGAGGGATGGCTTGAATGGAGCCTTTGAAATATCAATGGGAACTGAGACGCCGTACATGCTGGGAAATGTGACTACTATATCTATTCCAGAAAATTACAGGTTTCTCAGTCCTGGTACCAGTGTTGGGCAAACTTGGATGGGCCCGGATGCTCTAAGATATGCATTTGAGACACTGTACAAGTGTCAGGGGAAAAGATCCAGAGATCTCAAGCGAGCAATTGGAATTTTGGCAGTCCATATTGCCAAGGCAGCACGCATACAATGTGTCTTGAAAGCAGAGTGCAGATCATTCTTGAGTTACGACCAGACTACATTAGATGGCGCACCTGAACATCATTCTGGATCAGTTCTCCAGGAAAGGAAAAACTCATTCTGGATTAATGAATATGGTGAGTCCTGTTATAAGAACATGGGAGACACTGAACATCGACTTAATGGAACAGTTCCACCGGGAATAGAAAACCGACAAGGTGATGATGTAGGATCATCAATTGAAGTATTCAGAGAGGTCAGGATCGTACTGCGGGATGCCTGTCGTGAAGCTGCCACGGAGGAAAAGCCTCCAATGGTTGAGGACCCTAGTGACTATTATAACAGGAAGATACTTTCTTCCAAGGGCCTTAAAGCTGGCATGAAGTGGTCACGATCGAGACAAGAGAGAGGGGGTCAGAGAAAGAAACGTCCTCTGGATGAATTTTCAGTGGGAGGAGGAGACAGAGGATCTGATCTTATTGCTTTGCTGTTGGAGAACTGGCTTCCGGAAGTGGataaagaacaagaagaaatcaaagaagaagaggataaagaacaagaggaagaacccaaagaagaagaggatggagAACAAGAGGTAGAAATCAAAGCAGAAGCATATgaagagcaagagcaagaaATCGAAGAAGAAGCAGATgaagagcaagagcaagaaATCGAAGAAGAAACAGATGAAGAACAAGCAGATCCATCCCATGGAGACTTTCTGAGTCATTTCCCTGGTGTCAGGAAGTTCATTGAAAAACAGCTAAACCAGGTGAGATCTGTTGAGAGGGTACCCATCCAGCCTTTTACCACGACTTTTACTCCCAGTTCTACAGATGTCGTTGTTTCTTCAGTGAGACAGATGCAGATGTCTACAGAAGAAGAAAGTCTCTTTTCTTTGAGAGCAAAGATGCGTTCAAGGTCTCTCCAAAGGCCATCGAGGGTCCTTTCCCAACCTAGTTTAGTAAGGGCAGGCCACTTCATTAGCAGATTTTTACGTTTCCGTTTCGTCCTTTGA
- the LOC120651444 gene encoding uncharacterized protein LOC120651444 has protein sequence MHRLSSYHSRALLSFMASGPRWCPLALARGLFRLTAAPNPPVRRVSRSPHGYRNIASGIAVKGEMDKPDRHLLIPSANDKRDRTEGTLDISDTELDSDGEEGWSAQIPRFPVDGIFPLYRFPRSRHRDGSIYRGADSWKEEFGTANRNETRLEAMMLSDPTDCALHVDGTCMRHPPRPLLQIFSLKLHKVHVDGGLVELYGYIAARDRLDRLLNHVINFSRDDPIIVEQGSLINMAGPKRGIQLIGTILIEYDLRIKTGKHEKDDLQLIDGASIIDDIGTEDRDIFTRRIHGEYGTMEISASRLLYAVEATIEVLISEVYRSFNLHLGCFTSGLQEQIQLFDGDIDESCGLKRSVVAVRMHTSVELKFKVGSESSRSAEHCCSFKANQHGCVSKEIKTDLALISVKVTWSPLPRGLGVVFPA, from the exons ATGCATCGCCTCTCCTCCTATCACTCGCGGGCTCTCCTCTCTTTCATGGCCTCTGGCCCGCGCTGGTGTCCACTAGCGCTTGCGCGAGGACTTTTCCGACTCACGGCGGCCCCCAATCCACCTGTCCGTCGTGTTTCCCG ATCTCCACATGGATATCGGAACATAGCGAGCGGCATTGCAGTGAAAGGGGAGATGGATAAACCAGACAGACACCTCCTCATCCCTTCTGCCAATGACAAACGTGATAGAACCGAGGGAACTCTGGACATCTCTGATACTGAACTAGACAGTGATGGTGAAGAGGGCTGGTCAGCACAGATACCTCGTTTCCCTGTCGACGGTATATTCCCTCTGTATAGATTTCCAAGGAGCAGGCACCGTGATGGCTCTATATACAGGGGCGCGGATAGCTGGAAAGAAGAATTTGGTACTGCAAACCGTAATGAGA CTCGGTTGGAGGCAATGATGTTATCGGATCCCACAGATTGCGCCCTCCATGTTGACGGAACTTGTATGCGGCATCCACCTCGTCCGCTGTTGCAGATTTTCTCACTAAAGTTGCATAAAGTTCATGTGGATGGTGGCTTGGTAGAGTTGTATGGATATATAGCAGCGCGAGATCGTCTGGATCGATTGCTTAACCATGTCATTAATTTTAGTAGGGATGATCCCATCATTGTGGAGCAG GGTTCTCTCATCAACATGGCTGGCCCTAAGCGAGGGATCCAATTAATAGGCACTATTCTAATAGAATATGACTTGAGGATCAAGACTGGCAAACATGAAAAGGATGATCTACAGCTGATTGATGGTGCATCAATCATCGATGACATTGGCACTGAGGACCGGGACATATTCACAAGACGAATTCATGGCGAGTATGGCACAATGGAGATAAGTGCATCACGTCTTCTCTATGCGGTTGAGGCGACCATAGAAGTTCTCATATCTGAAGTGTATAGAAGCTTCAATTTGCATCTTGGATGTTTTACGAGCGGGCTGCAGGAACAAATTCAGCTCTTTGATGGTGACATTGACGAGTCATGTGGCTTAAAGAGATCTGTGGTTGCTGTAAGGATGCATACTTCTGTGGAATTGAAGTTCAAGGTAGGTTCAGAGTCATCCAGATCTGCTGAGCATTGCTGTTCCTTCAAGGCGAACCAACATGGATGTGTTAGTAAAGAGATAAAGACTGATCTTGCTTTGATTTCAGTAAAGGTGACTTGGTCACCTTTGCCTAGAGGACTAGGTGTAGTGTTTCCTGCCTAA